A region of Deltaproteobacteria bacterium DNA encodes the following proteins:
- a CDS encoding POT family MFS transporter has translation MSTILVPYMQQYLNWPRNRAEGVYHDFVAAAYAMTVVGAWLSDRFFGRYRTILWLSYGYVAGHATLAAMDLAPGARASLLFLGMTLIVVGQAGIKPNLSAFVGDQFRQEQRGLLDRVYSLFYVAINIGSATSQIATPWLLAGCAFGAIKLCERSAVAWAFGVPGVLMALALVIYLAGKRLYVKVPPAGRDPNSFVAVLRTRFREGEDAARRKHGEEAVTGTRSVFRIAMVFAPTITFWALYFQYGSSWFNQAEQMNRDVFGWHMESAQMEALNAILILIMVPLFAYAVYPALERAGLRPTMLRRMTTGMFIAVPAFLSAAMIQRWIDGGDHPHIAWQSIQYVIIAVAETLVSVTGLEFAYTQAPRRMKGAIMSMYTLSIGGGSFVTSLVTRNVEFASRANYFLFWAAFMTAGAILFAVIAALYKPVAFVAANQESVPA, from the coding sequence ATGAGCACCATCCTCGTTCCGTACATGCAGCAGTACCTGAACTGGCCGCGCAACCGCGCCGAGGGCGTCTACCACGACTTCGTCGCGGCCGCGTACGCGATGACGGTGGTCGGCGCATGGCTCTCCGACCGCTTCTTCGGGCGCTATCGAACGATCCTCTGGCTCTCCTACGGATACGTCGCCGGCCACGCGACGTTGGCGGCGATGGACCTCGCTCCGGGGGCGCGCGCGAGCCTGCTGTTCCTCGGCATGACGTTGATCGTGGTGGGGCAGGCCGGCATCAAGCCCAATCTCTCCGCGTTCGTGGGAGATCAGTTCCGCCAGGAGCAGCGCGGCCTGCTCGACCGGGTCTACTCGCTCTTCTACGTCGCCATCAACATCGGCTCGGCGACGTCCCAGATCGCTACGCCCTGGCTGCTGGCGGGGTGCGCCTTCGGCGCGATCAAGCTCTGCGAGCGCAGCGCGGTGGCGTGGGCCTTCGGCGTGCCGGGCGTCCTGATGGCGCTCGCGCTCGTCATCTATCTCGCCGGCAAACGCCTGTACGTGAAGGTTCCGCCGGCGGGCCGCGATCCCAACTCCTTCGTCGCCGTGCTTCGCACCCGGTTCCGCGAAGGCGAGGACGCGGCGCGCCGCAAACACGGCGAGGAGGCGGTGACAGGAACGCGCTCGGTCTTCCGCATCGCGATGGTCTTCGCGCCGACGATCACCTTCTGGGCGCTCTATTTCCAGTACGGCTCGTCGTGGTTCAACCAGGCCGAGCAGATGAACCGCGACGTATTCGGCTGGCACATGGAGTCGGCGCAGATGGAGGCGCTCAACGCCATCCTCATCCTGATCATGGTGCCGCTCTTTGCGTACGCCGTGTATCCCGCCCTCGAGCGCGCCGGGCTGCGGCCGACGATGCTGCGGCGCATGACGACGGGGATGTTCATCGCGGTCCCCGCCTTCCTCTCCGCGGCGATGATCCAGCGCTGGATCGATGGGGGCGATCACCCGCACATCGCCTGGCAGTCGATCCAGTACGTGATCATCGCCGTGGCGGAGACCCTCGTCAGCGTGACCGGCCTGGAGTTCGCATACACGCAGGCGCCCAGGCGGATGAAGGGCGCGATCATGAGCATGTACACGCTGAGCATCGGCGGCGGCTCCTTCGTCACCAGCCTGGTGACGCGCAACGTGGAGTTCGCCTCGCGCGCGAACTACTTCCTCTTCTGGGCAGCCTTCATGACCGCCGGCGCCATCCTCTTTGCCGTCATCGCCGCGCTCTACAAGCCGGTCGCCTTCGTCGCCGCGAATCAGGAAAGCGTTCCCGCGTAA
- the pepQ gene encoding Xaa-Pro dipeptidase, translating to MELGNLHRAHVGQLLRQVAPLLENGGFSALVVHSGTPLKRTDADDQYWPLRPTPHFQHWLPLADPGCLLIVVPGRKPVLVRPHPQSFWEALAPPETDHFWDSFEVMDAAPAFPKGRVAFVGDDAAAAAALKIADVNPPALVRALDALRVYKTPYEVECLAEANRRAARGHEELRRLFQGADPSELQLHLAFLGATRQDDAETPYKNIVALGKHAATLHHVSYAKRAQPAQSLLVDAGACFAGYCSDITRTWVKGGGAGATAFAQLVSAMEAMQQRLCAQVRVGMPYEQLHDESHRQVAAILREVGISPLPADELVSRGITRAFYPHGLGHSLGLQCHDVGCALRPPREDNPFLRNTTDIAPGQVFTIEPGLYFIEALLAPLRKSPDIDWKLVDALTAFGGIRIEDDVVVQDQGIRNLTREVLPVGGGQA from the coding sequence ATGGAGCTTGGTAATCTACATCGGGCGCACGTCGGGCAACTGTTGCGACAAGTTGCTCCCCTGCTGGAGAACGGCGGTTTTTCGGCGCTGGTCGTCCACTCAGGGACGCCGCTCAAGCGCACCGACGCGGACGATCAGTACTGGCCGCTGCGACCCACGCCGCACTTCCAGCACTGGCTTCCCCTCGCCGACCCGGGGTGCCTGCTGATCGTCGTGCCGGGACGAAAGCCCGTCCTCGTCCGTCCCCATCCGCAGAGCTTCTGGGAAGCGCTGGCTCCGCCGGAAACGGATCACTTCTGGGATTCGTTCGAGGTCATGGACGCGGCGCCCGCCTTTCCCAAAGGGCGCGTGGCTTTCGTCGGCGACGATGCGGCCGCGGCGGCCGCGCTGAAGATCGCCGACGTCAATCCACCGGCGCTGGTGCGCGCGCTCGATGCGCTGCGCGTCTACAAGACTCCATACGAGGTGGAATGCCTCGCCGAGGCGAATCGCAGAGCGGCGCGCGGGCACGAGGAGCTGCGGCGCCTGTTCCAGGGCGCGGATCCGAGCGAGCTCCAGCTGCATCTCGCGTTCCTCGGCGCCACCCGGCAGGACGATGCGGAAACGCCTTACAAGAACATCGTGGCGCTGGGAAAGCACGCGGCGACGCTCCACCACGTCAGCTACGCGAAGCGCGCCCAGCCGGCGCAGTCATTGCTCGTCGACGCCGGCGCCTGTTTTGCCGGCTACTGCTCCGACATCACCCGCACCTGGGTGAAGGGTGGCGGAGCGGGCGCGACCGCTTTCGCGCAACTCGTCAGCGCCATGGAAGCGATGCAGCAGAGACTCTGCGCGCAGGTGCGGGTGGGGATGCCCTACGAGCAGCTCCACGACGAGTCGCACCGGCAGGTCGCCGCCATCCTGCGCGAGGTCGGAATCTCGCCGCTGCCGGCGGACGAGCTGGTCTCGCGCGGGATCACTCGCGCGTTCTATCCGCACGGCCTCGGGCATTCCCTCGGGCTGCAATGCCATGACGTCGGCTGCGCCCTGCGGCCGCCGCGCGAGGACAATCCTTTCCTGCGCAATACGACCGACATTGCGCCGGGACAGGTCTTCACCATCGAGCCGGGGCTCTACTTCATCGAGGCGCTGCTCGCGCCGTTGCGCAAATCGCCCGACATCGACTGGAAGCTGGTCGACGCGCTCACGGCTTTCGGCGGGATCCGCATCGAGGACGACGTCGTGGTGCAGGACCAGGGGATCCGCAACCTCACCCGCGAAGTCCTGCCGGTCGGCGGCGGGCAAGCCTGA
- a CDS encoding FAD-dependent monooxygenase, with the protein MPDLVVVGAGPVGSLLALMLARQGHAVDVYERRPDMRHVGISAGRSINLAVSTRGLHALHEVGLDDDVLRQAVPMLGRMTHALDGKLALLAYGRSEREFINSMSRGELNKLLMTRAEETGRVRIHFGQRLVDYDFARRVARFDPVGEVPAEVIVGSDGSSSALRACLAGSATQDVLSSGYKELTMPPREGGFAMHRNALHIWPRGNFMLIALPNSDGSFTCTLFLPFEGSPSFAELVGEEDAARFFEKWFPDAVPLIPGLAAQFMQAPLGRMATIKAWPWSRGSALLIGDAAHAIVPFFGQGMNAGFEDVALLAGMLTGDWARDFARFAESRKPDTDAIADLAVENFVEMRDKVADPEFLRMREIERGLQQRMPGRYLTRYQLVTFTRVPYRIALLAGEIQLRILSELAQQAQPDYERGVHLAEQELVPLLRSHGVV; encoded by the coding sequence ATGCCTGATTTGGTCGTCGTCGGAGCGGGGCCGGTCGGCTCGCTGCTGGCGCTCATGCTCGCTCGCCAGGGGCACGCGGTCGACGTGTACGAGCGGCGGCCCGACATGCGCCACGTGGGCATTTCCGCCGGCCGCTCGATCAACCTGGCGGTCTCCACGCGCGGGCTCCATGCGCTGCACGAGGTAGGCCTCGACGACGACGTGCTCCGCCAGGCGGTCCCGATGCTCGGCCGGATGACGCACGCACTGGACGGGAAGCTCGCCCTGCTTGCCTACGGCCGCAGCGAACGCGAGTTCATCAACTCGATGTCCCGCGGCGAGCTCAACAAGCTCTTGATGACCAGGGCGGAGGAGACGGGGCGCGTCCGCATCCACTTCGGGCAGCGGCTGGTCGACTACGACTTCGCCCGGCGCGTAGCGCGCTTCGATCCCGTGGGTGAGGTGCCGGCGGAGGTCATCGTCGGAAGCGACGGCAGCAGCTCCGCCCTGCGCGCCTGCCTGGCCGGCAGCGCGACGCAGGACGTCCTCTCCAGCGGCTACAAGGAGCTGACCATGCCGCCGAGGGAGGGCGGCTTCGCGATGCATCGCAACGCGCTGCACATCTGGCCGCGCGGCAACTTCATGCTGATCGCGCTTCCGAACAGTGACGGCAGCTTCACCTGCACGCTGTTCTTGCCCTTCGAAGGCTCGCCGTCGTTCGCAGAGCTGGTCGGCGAGGAGGATGCGGCCCGTTTTTTCGAGAAGTGGTTTCCCGACGCGGTGCCGCTCATTCCTGGATTGGCCGCGCAGTTCATGCAGGCGCCGCTCGGGCGGATGGCGACGATCAAGGCCTGGCCCTGGTCACGCGGCAGCGCGCTGCTGATCGGCGACGCCGCGCACGCCATCGTTCCCTTCTTTGGCCAAGGCATGAATGCCGGCTTCGAGGACGTCGCGCTGCTCGCCGGAATGCTCACGGGGGACTGGGCGCGCGACTTCGCCCGGTTCGCCGAATCGCGCAAGCCCGACACCGACGCCATCGCGGACCTCGCGGTGGAGAACTTCGTCGAGATGCGCGACAAGGTCGCCGACCCGGAGTTCCTCCGCATGCGGGAGATCGAGCGCGGTCTTCAACAAAGGATGCCGGGGCGATATCTGACCCGCTACCAGCTCGTGACGTTTACCCGGGTGCCGTACCGGATCGCGCTGCTGGCAGGGGAGATCCAGCTCCGCATCCTGTCCGAGCTGGCGCAACAGGCTCAGCCGGATTACGAGCGCGGCGTCCACCTGGCGGAGCAGGAGCTGGTACCGCTGCTGCGCTCGCACGGGGTCGTTTGA
- the kynU gene encoding kynureninase: protein MTFEDSLEWAQAEDAADDLRSLRAEFLFPESGPLYFAGHSLGLQPRRAREYVLQEMEDWERLAVDGHFAARNPWVGYHELLTAATARLVGALPHEVVVMNTLSVNLHLMMVSFYRPRPGKHRLLIEKGAFPSDRYAVASQARFHGFADAVLESEDPLRTLRERDDVALVLIGNVNYVSGRAYDMRALVRAAHEKDALIGFDLAHGAGNLVLSLHDDAPDFAVWCNYKYLNAGPGGLGGVFVHERHADAQLPRFEGWWGHDKARRFEMAARFSPIRGAEAWQLSNPPILQLAALRASMELFDRAGMPALRRKGDRLTGYLEHLLIERGAEILTPQDRGSMLTVRFRRPGTVNELKRRGAIVDLRPPDIVRITPAPLYNGFEDVQRLCALIGELGDA, encoded by the coding sequence ATGACCTTTGAGGACTCGCTCGAGTGGGCGCAGGCGGAGGACGCGGCGGATGATTTGCGGTCCTTGCGCGCGGAATTCCTCTTCCCCGAGTCAGGACCGCTCTACTTCGCGGGGCATTCGCTCGGTCTGCAGCCGCGGCGTGCGCGCGAGTACGTGCTGCAGGAGATGGAAGACTGGGAGCGCCTCGCCGTCGACGGCCACTTCGCCGCGCGCAATCCCTGGGTCGGTTATCACGAGTTGCTGACCGCGGCGACCGCGAGGCTCGTCGGTGCCCTGCCCCACGAAGTGGTGGTGATGAACACGCTGTCGGTGAACCTGCATCTGATGATGGTCTCGTTCTACCGCCCCAGGCCCGGCAAGCACCGGCTGCTGATCGAGAAGGGCGCGTTTCCCTCGGATCGGTACGCGGTGGCCTCGCAGGCGCGGTTCCACGGATTCGCCGACGCCGTCCTGGAAAGCGAGGATCCCTTGCGTACGCTGCGGGAGCGCGACGACGTGGCGCTCGTGCTGATCGGCAACGTGAACTACGTCAGTGGCCGGGCGTACGACATGCGGGCGTTGGTGCGGGCGGCACACGAGAAGGACGCCCTCATCGGCTTCGATCTGGCGCACGGAGCGGGCAACCTCGTGCTCTCGTTGCACGATGACGCTCCCGACTTCGCGGTCTGGTGCAACTACAAGTATCTCAACGCCGGGCCGGGCGGTCTCGGCGGCGTCTTCGTCCATGAACGGCACGCCGATGCGCAGTTGCCGCGGTTCGAAGGCTGGTGGGGCCACGACAAGGCGCGCAGGTTCGAGATGGCGGCGCGATTTTCGCCCATTCGCGGTGCGGAAGCCTGGCAGCTGTCGAATCCACCCATCCTGCAGCTCGCGGCGTTGCGGGCCTCGATGGAGCTTTTCGACCGCGCCGGCATGCCGGCCCTGAGGCGCAAGGGCGACCGGCTCACGGGATATCTCGAACACCTATTGATCGAGCGCGGGGCGGAGATTCTCACGCCACAGGACCGAGGCTCGATGCTGACGGTGCGCTTCCGGCGTCCCGGAACCGTCAACGAGCTGAAAAGGCGGGGCGCCATCGTCGATCTGCGGCCCCCGGACATCGTCCGGATCACGCCTGCTCCGCTTTACAACGGCTTCGAGGACGTTCAGCGGCTCTGCGCGCTGATCGGTGAGCTGGGCGATGCCTGA
- a CDS encoding amidohydrolase, with amino-acid sequence MRSLDVHTHVLPSELPRWSPMRLERVDECGARLLREDGTLFREIRSNCWDPAIRLKECDEAGVGLQVLSTVPVLFAYQLPLARGDDLARLLNDHVAALCREHPRRFIGLGTLPMQAPDRAVRELDRCVTQLGLLGIEIGSHVNDWNLSEPALFPVFARAEELGAAVFVHPWDMMGEARMRKYWLPWLVGMPAEVSLAICSVIFGGVLERLPRLRIAFAHGGGAFPGTLGRIERGFQARPDLVAVDNPHPPSRYLKRIYVDSLVHDAGALRFLLGVFGPDRIALGSDYPFPLGEERPGSLIDSLHLPADVRERLRSGTALEWLGRQAAAYDL; translated from the coding sequence ATGCGAAGCCTTGACGTGCACACGCACGTGCTCCCTTCGGAGCTGCCGCGCTGGAGCCCGATGCGCCTCGAGCGGGTCGACGAGTGTGGCGCCCGCCTGCTGCGCGAGGACGGAACGCTGTTCCGGGAGATCCGGAGCAACTGCTGGGATCCCGCCATCCGCCTGAAGGAATGCGACGAAGCGGGCGTCGGCCTCCAGGTGCTCTCCACCGTCCCGGTCCTCTTCGCCTACCAATTGCCACTTGCGCGCGGCGACGATCTCGCGCGCCTGCTGAACGACCACGTGGCGGCGCTCTGCCGGGAGCATCCGCGGAGATTCATCGGCCTCGGCACGCTCCCCATGCAGGCCCCCGATCGCGCCGTCCGGGAGCTCGATCGCTGCGTGACGCAGCTCGGCCTTCTGGGGATCGAAATCGGTTCGCACGTGAACGACTGGAATCTCTCCGAGCCCGCGCTGTTTCCGGTCTTCGCGCGCGCCGAGGAGCTGGGCGCGGCGGTGTTCGTGCATCCGTGGGACATGATGGGCGAGGCGCGGATGCGCAAGTACTGGCTGCCCTGGCTGGTCGGAATGCCCGCGGAGGTCTCGCTCGCCATCTGCTCGGTCATCTTCGGCGGAGTGCTCGAGCGGCTGCCGCGGCTGCGCATCGCCTTCGCGCACGGCGGCGGCGCCTTCCCCGGAACGCTGGGGAGGATCGAGCGCGGATTTCAGGCGCGGCCGGATCTGGTCGCGGTGGACAATCCGCATCCGCCGTCCCGGTACCTGAAGCGGATCTACGTCGACTCGCTCGTGCACGACGCGGGCGCTCTGCGCTTTCTTCTCGGAGTCTTCGGGCCGGACCGCATCGCGCTGGGCAGCGACTATCCCTTCCCCCTGGGCGAAGAACGCCCCGGCAGCTTGATCGACTCGCTCCATCTGCCCGCGGACGTGCGGGAGCGGCTGAGATCCGGGACTGCGCTCGAATGGCTGGGGCGCCAGGCGGCCGCCTATGACCTTTGA
- a CDS encoding M2 family metallopeptidase — translation MKNALVLAAGALVACAPAATRQAPPATSSAQVRQASPGDAKQFVAKVNEDLKHLSVESSTAEWIKSTYITDDTERNAAVANERLLAYSSDAAKTATKFKDMSLDADTTRMLYLLRIGSLVIDDPAKRQELTSLGARLEGYYGAAKDAKGRDLEELSKIVDRSHNYDELLDAWRSWHDTARPQRQRYERFVQLENEGARGAGFANMGDMWRAGYDMPPEQFEKETDRLWQQVKPLYDDLHCYVRAQLQKTYGKDKVPDGKPIPAHLLGNMWAQEWTNVYPLVEPYKGVANLDVDGALAAQKWDATRVVKTGEAFFTSMGLDPLPKTFWERSMIVKPRDREVVCHASAWDVSFSDDLRIKMCIRNPPTEEDLTTVHHELGHDYYFHAYYKLPFLYQAGANDGFHEAIGDALVLSMTPGYLKQLGLVPAIQSDEKAVINFQMKNALAKVAFLPFGKLIDQWRWDVFSGKTAPSEYNKAWWALRTRDQGVSAPVARTEQDFDPGAKYHIPANVAYTRYFLARLLQFQFYRAMCQAAGQKGPLHQCSFYGSKEAGQRLWKMLALGASKPWPDALEAMTGQRQMDGSALLEYFQPLEGWLKQQNQGKRCGW, via the coding sequence ATGAAGAACGCCCTCGTGCTCGCTGCCGGCGCGCTCGTCGCGTGCGCGCCCGCCGCCACCCGGCAGGCGCCTCCAGCCACCAGCAGCGCCCAGGTGCGGCAGGCGTCCCCGGGCGACGCGAAGCAATTCGTGGCGAAGGTGAACGAGGACCTCAAGCACCTGTCGGTCGAGTCGTCGACGGCGGAGTGGATCAAGAGCACGTACATCACCGACGACACCGAGCGGAACGCCGCCGTCGCCAACGAGCGCCTGCTGGCATACTCCAGCGACGCCGCGAAGACGGCGACGAAGTTCAAGGACATGTCGCTCGATGCGGATACCACCCGGATGCTCTACCTGCTGCGGATCGGGAGCCTCGTCATCGACGATCCGGCGAAGCGGCAGGAGCTGACCTCGCTGGGCGCGCGGCTCGAGGGCTATTACGGCGCCGCCAAGGATGCGAAGGGCCGCGACCTCGAGGAGCTCTCGAAGATCGTCGACCGCAGCCACAACTACGATGAGCTGCTCGATGCCTGGCGGTCCTGGCACGATACGGCCCGGCCACAGCGCCAGCGCTACGAGCGGTTCGTGCAGCTCGAGAACGAGGGCGCGCGCGGCGCCGGCTTCGCCAACATGGGCGACATGTGGCGCGCCGGTTACGACATGCCTCCCGAGCAGTTCGAGAAGGAGACCGACCGCCTCTGGCAGCAAGTGAAGCCGCTGTACGACGACCTGCATTGCTATGTCCGCGCGCAGCTCCAGAAGACCTACGGCAAGGACAAGGTCCCCGACGGCAAGCCGATCCCGGCGCACCTGCTCGGCAACATGTGGGCGCAGGAATGGACCAACGTCTATCCGCTGGTCGAGCCGTACAAGGGAGTCGCCAACCTCGACGTCGACGGTGCGCTCGCCGCGCAGAAGTGGGACGCGACGCGGGTGGTGAAGACCGGCGAGGCGTTCTTCACCTCGATGGGGCTCGATCCTCTGCCGAAGACGTTCTGGGAACGGTCGATGATCGTAAAGCCCCGCGACCGCGAGGTGGTCTGCCACGCCAGCGCCTGGGACGTCAGCTTCTCCGACGACCTGCGGATCAAGATGTGCATCCGCAACCCGCCGACCGAGGAGGATCTCACCACCGTCCACCACGAGCTCGGGCACGACTATTACTTCCATGCCTATTACAAGCTGCCGTTCCTCTATCAAGCGGGAGCGAACGACGGCTTCCACGAGGCCATCGGCGACGCGCTGGTCCTCTCGATGACGCCCGGGTATCTGAAGCAGCTCGGCCTCGTCCCGGCGATCCAGAGCGACGAGAAGGCGGTGATCAACTTCCAGATGAAGAACGCGCTGGCCAAGGTCGCGTTCCTGCCTTTCGGCAAGCTGATCGACCAGTGGCGCTGGGACGTGTTCAGCGGAAAGACGGCGCCCTCGGAGTACAACAAGGCCTGGTGGGCGCTGCGCACCAGGGACCAGGGCGTATCCGCGCCGGTCGCGCGCACCGAACAGGACTTCGATCCGGGCGCCAAGTACCACATCCCGGCAAACGTCGCGTACACGAGGTACTTCCTCGCGCGGCTCCTGCAGTTCCAGTTCTACCGGGCGATGTGCCAGGCCGCCGGCCAGAAAGGTCCGCTGCACCAGTGCTCGTTCTACGGCAGCAAGGAAGCGGGCCAGCGCCTCTGGAAGATGCTCGCGCTCGGCGCCAGCAAGCCGTGGCCGGACGCGCTGGAGGCGATGACCGGTCAGCGGCAGATGGACGGGAGCGCGTTGCTCGAGTACTTCCAGCCGCTGGAAGGATGGCTGAAGCAGCAGAACCAGGGGAAGCGATGTGGCTGGTGA
- a CDS encoding acyl-CoA thioesterase — protein MPFLHEVEVLEADIDNLGHASNLVYLRWVQDAALAHSTALGFSEQAYISRGEAWVVRRHEIEYLRAAVLRDRLRIETRVESMKVANSVRRTEIFRGSELLCRAATDWVYVDLARGRPTRIPGDVRRVFPLEPENALT, from the coding sequence ATGCCGTTCCTCCATGAAGTCGAGGTGCTCGAGGCCGACATCGACAACCTCGGGCATGCCTCGAACCTCGTCTACCTGCGCTGGGTCCAGGACGCGGCGCTGGCGCACTCGACAGCGCTGGGATTTTCCGAGCAGGCGTACATCTCGCGCGGCGAAGCGTGGGTCGTGCGCAGGCACGAGATCGAGTACCTGCGCGCGGCGGTCCTGCGCGACCGGTTGCGCATCGAGACGCGCGTCGAGTCGATGAAGGTCGCAAACAGCGTGCGGCGGACCGAGATCTTCCGCGGAAGCGAGTTGCTTTGCCGCGCGGCGACCGACTGGGTGTACGTCGACCTGGCTCGCGGACGGCCTACGCGGATTCCTGGGGACGTGCGCAGGGTGTTCCCGTTGGAGCCCGAGAATGCTCTGACCTGA
- a CDS encoding exo-alpha-sialidase, whose amino-acid sequence MGDLVPPRSVCARAAALLLACAACAGDDETPSQSIPGLVTVSTNAPWASSCTGPAGTGVVFHDAEVEPSVAIDPTDPKHLIGAWQQDRWSNGGSNGVVSAVTFDGGHTWQRTTPRFTRCSEGAYQRGTDPWVTIGPTGTAFVIVYAYDQDKVNRAMLVSRSSDRGLTWDEPKTLQHDVDPNLVMDKETVTADPLDAKYAYAVWDRLTGFTDPTNSKNTGPAWFARTTDGGDTWEPARQIYDPGPDTQTISNQIAVLPGGALVNVLMVAAQNSSTNPRITIQAIRSSSRGETWPDPAVSIAEAQFVGVNDPKTKRGIRSGSVVHSVALDRSSNGTLYVVWEDARFSQMARDGIALSRSIDGGLNWSAPVQVNGASAPAFTPTVAVANGGKIGVTYYDLRRDDPADSTHLLVTHWLAVSTDGGTTFTESMIGAPFNLQAAPLVEGPAWFLGDYQALVSDGSVFLPFFVAVPQGGAANVYFRPADAVPVTADPVAVAARTVQQLWRGARERWRFDTLFK is encoded by the coding sequence ATGGGCGACCTTGTACCACCGCGTTCCGTCTGCGCGCGCGCCGCGGCATTGCTGCTGGCATGCGCCGCCTGTGCCGGCGACGACGAAACGCCTTCGCAATCGATTCCTGGGTTGGTCACCGTTTCCACCAATGCTCCCTGGGCCAGCTCCTGCACGGGTCCCGCGGGCACGGGCGTTGTCTTCCACGACGCGGAGGTCGAGCCCTCGGTCGCCATCGATCCGACCGATCCCAAGCACCTCATCGGCGCCTGGCAGCAGGACCGCTGGTCCAACGGTGGTTCCAACGGCGTGGTCAGCGCCGTCACGTTCGACGGCGGCCACACCTGGCAGCGGACGACCCCGCGGTTCACGCGGTGCAGCGAAGGCGCCTACCAGCGCGGGACCGATCCGTGGGTCACGATCGGCCCGACCGGCACCGCCTTCGTGATCGTCTACGCGTACGACCAGGACAAGGTGAACCGCGCCATGCTTGTCAGCCGCTCGAGCGATCGCGGACTCACCTGGGACGAGCCGAAGACGCTGCAGCACGACGTCGACCCGAATCTGGTGATGGACAAGGAGACCGTCACCGCGGACCCGCTCGACGCGAAGTACGCTTACGCGGTCTGGGATCGGCTCACCGGCTTCACCGATCCCACCAACTCGAAGAACACGGGACCAGCCTGGTTCGCGCGCACGACCGACGGCGGCGACACCTGGGAGCCAGCCCGCCAGATCTACGATCCCGGCCCCGACACGCAGACCATCTCCAACCAGATCGCCGTGTTGCCCGGCGGCGCGCTGGTGAACGTGCTGATGGTCGCGGCGCAAAACAGCTCGACGAATCCGCGCATCACCATCCAGGCAATTCGATCGTCCAGCCGGGGCGAGACCTGGCCCGACCCGGCCGTCAGCATCGCCGAGGCACAGTTCGTCGGCGTCAACGACCCCAAGACGAAGCGCGGAATCCGTTCGGGCAGCGTGGTCCACAGCGTCGCCCTCGACCGCTCCAGCAACGGCACCCTCTATGTCGTCTGGGAAGACGCGCGCTTCTCCCAGATGGCGCGCGACGGCATCGCGCTCTCCAGGAGCATCGACGGCGGACTCAACTGGTCTGCGCCCGTCCAGGTCAACGGAGCCTCCGCGCCTGCGTTCACGCCCACCGTCGCCGTCGCCAACGGCGGAAAGATCGGCGTCACCTACTACGATCTGCGCCGCGACGATCCGGCCGACTCCACGCACCTTCTCGTCACGCATTGGCTCGCCGTGTCCACCGACGGTGGCACGACGTTCACCGAGTCGATGATCGGAGCTCCCTTCAACCTGCAGGCCGCTCCCCTCGTCGAGGGTCCGGCCTGGTTCCTCGGCGATTACCAGGCGCTGGTGAGCGACGGGTCCGTGTTCCTTCCCTTCTTCGTCGCCGTCCCACAGGGCGGCGCGGCCAACGTGTACTTCCGGCCCGCCGACGCCGTTCCCGTCACCGCCGACCCGGTGGCGGTCGCGGCGCGGACCGTTCAGCAGCTCTGGCGGGGCGCCCGCGAGCGCTGGCGCTTCGACACGCTGTTCAAGTAG
- a CDS encoding tryptophan 2,3-dioxygenase — protein sequence MSLEDNVVTDFRDRMTYGGYLQLDKLLSAQTPLSNPPHHDEMLFIIQHQTSELWFKLVLHELRAAIEFVRRDQLEPTFKILARVKHIQAQLVSQWAVLATLTPSEYGEFRHVLGPASGFQSLQHRVIEFMLGNKDQRMLAVHEQNPAGHAELLQALKSPTLYDEFLRHLARRGKPIPQGVLARDVTEPHRSDPGVRAVVREIYENPAENWDAYEMCEKLIDVDEQFALWRFRHVKVVQRIIGWKRGTGGTAGVDYLKKLVDVLLFPDLWDVRTELKG from the coding sequence ATGTCCCTCGAAGACAACGTGGTCACCGATTTTCGCGATCGGATGACGTACGGCGGATACCTGCAGCTTGACAAGCTGCTCTCGGCGCAAACGCCGCTCAGCAACCCTCCGCACCATGACGAGATGCTGTTCATCATTCAACATCAGACCAGCGAGCTGTGGTTCAAGCTCGTGCTCCACGAGCTCCGGGCGGCCATCGAATTCGTCCGGCGCGATCAGCTGGAGCCTACCTTCAAGATTCTCGCGCGAGTGAAGCACATCCAGGCCCAGCTCGTTTCGCAATGGGCCGTCCTGGCCACGCTGACCCCCAGCGAGTACGGGGAGTTCCGGCACGTGCTCGGGCCGGCCAGTGGCTTCCAGTCGCTCCAACACCGGGTGATCGAATTCATGCTCGGGAACAAGGACCAGCGGATGCTCGCGGTGCACGAGCAGAATCCGGCCGGCCACGCCGAGCTGCTTCAGGCGCTGAAGTCGCCAACGCTGTACGACGAGTTCCTCCGGCACCTGGCCCGTCGGGGCAAGCCCATTCCCCAGGGCGTTCTCGCCCGGGACGTGACGGAGCCCCACAGGAGCGATCCCGGCGTACGGGCAGTGGTCCGCGAGATCTACGAGAATCCGGCGGAGAACTGGGATGCGTACGAGATGTGCGAAAAGCTGATCGACGTCGACGAGCAGTTCGCGCTCTGGCGCTTCCGTCACGTCAAGGTGGTCCAGCGGATCATCGGCTGGAAGCGCGGCACCGGGGGGACTGCCGGAGTCGATTATCTGAAGAAGCTGGTCGACGTGCTGCTGTTCCCGGATCTGTGGGACGTGCGCACCGAGCTCAAGGGCTGA